The Pyrus communis chromosome 9, drPyrComm1.1, whole genome shotgun sequence genome has a segment encoding these proteins:
- the LOC137746009 gene encoding syntaxin-132-like, producing MNDLLKDSFEISRGQALRDGDIELGAHASMNSGELGLENFFKKVQEIEKQNEKLDKLLKKLQDAHEESKAVTKAPSMKSIKQRMEKDVDEVGKVARWIKSKIDELDKENLANRQKAGCGKGTGVDRSRTATTLALKKKLKDKMAEFQTLRDTIHQEYRDVVERRVFTVTGARADEETIERLIETGDSEQIFQKAIQEQGRGQIMDTLAEIQERHDAVRDLERKLLDLQQIFLDMAVLVDAQGDLLNNIETQVSSAVDHVQQGNNALQKAKKLQKSSRKWMCIAILVLLIIVAIIAVAVLKPWSSNNGA from the exons ATGAACGACCTGCTAAAG GATTCTTTTGAGATCTCTCGGGGTCAAGCTTTGAGAGATGGAGATATCGAACTAggagcacatgcttcaatgaaTTCTGGAGAACTTGGTTTGGagaattttttcaaaaag GTTCAAGAGATTGAGAAGCAAAATGAGAAGCTTGATAAACTTTTGAAAAAGCTCCAG GATGCACATGAAGAGTCCAAGGCTGTTACTAAGGCTCCTTCAATGAAAT CAATCAAGCAACGAATGGAGAAAGATGTTGACGAAGTTGGAAAAGTTGCTCGATGGATAAAGTCAAAAATTGACGAACTCGACAAAGAG AATTTAGCAAATAGACAGAAGGCTGGTTGCGGAAAAGGAACAGGTGTAGATAGATCCCGAACAGCAACAACCCT TGCcttgaaaaagaaattaaaggaCAAGATGGCTGAATTTCAG ACTCTAAGGGACACCATCCATCAAGAGTACCGTGATGTTGTTGAGAGGCGAGTTTTTACAG TGACGGGCGCAAGAGCTGATGAAGAG ACAATTGAAAGATTAATCGAGACAGGAGACAGTGAACAAATTTTCCAGAAGGCAATCCAAGAACAAGGGCGAGGCCAG ATAATGGACACTCTGGCCGAAATTCAAGAGCGACATGATGCTGTTAGAGATCTTGAGAGGAAGCTTCTCGATTTACAACAG ATCTTTCTGGATATGGCGGTGCTGGTCGATGCACAAGGGGACTTGCTTAACAACATAGAAACCCAG GTATCAAGTGCGGTAGATCATGTACAGCAAGGGAACAATGCTCTTCAGAAGGCCAAGAAGCTACAAAAGAGTTCGAGGAAATGGATGTGCATTGCGATCCTCGTCCTTCTTATCATCGTTGCAATCATCGCGGTGGCTGTGTTAAAACCGTGGAGTAGTAACAATGGTGCTTAA
- the LOC137746020 gene encoding probable glycosyltransferase At5g03795, which translates to MADSSSAVLFYLSQPRSLRHFYFVPTILALVTSLLILFYISSTSNLFAHHHHHAHSIPQLLLNISSSYTPLRVEEAHLKADGAQVIEGQRSPEQPQLGSNGNYGNNNAVFHDRHIFLEDYKEMKRSFKIYVYPHRQDDSFANALLPVDSEPGGNYASESYFKKVLMKSHFITNDPTKADLFFLPFSIARLRHDPRIGVGGIQDFIRDYIFNVSHKYEYWNRTGGADHFYVACHSIGRSAMEKANEVKFNAIQVVCSSSYFLPGYIPHKDACLPQIWPRNEKPPDLRSSNRTKLAFFAGGINSPVREKLLQVWRNDSEIFAHFGRLTTPYADELLGSRFCLHVKGFEVNTARIADSLYYGCVPVIIANYYDLPFADIINWSSFSVIVATLDIPLLKKILKEISSDEYLRLQSNVLKVRKHFQWHLSPIDYDAFYMVMYELWLRRGFSTVPLSNFETS; encoded by the exons ATGGCCGATTCTTCTTCGGCGGTGCTATTCTATCTGTCTCAGCCGCGGTCCTTGAGACATTTTTACTTCGTACCCACAATCTTAGCTCTCGTAACGTctctcctcatcctcttctacATTTCCTCTACCTCCAATCTCTTCGCCCACCACCATCATCATGCTCACTCAATCCCACAACTGCTACTCAATATTTCATCTTCCTATACACCCCTTCGAGTCGAAGAAGCTCATCTGAAAGCGGACGGTGCTCAAGTAATCGAGGGTCAACGCTCACCAGAGCAACCTCAATTGGGATCGAATG GAAATTATGGCAATAACAACGCCGTGTTCCATGATAGACATATCTTTCTTGAAGACtataaagaaatgaaaaggagCTTTAAGATATATGTTTATCCTCACAGGCAAGATGACTCCTTTGCAAATGCACTTTTGCCTGTGGATTCTGAACCCGGGGGTAATTACGCGAGTGAAAGTTACTTCAAGAAGGTCCTTATGAAAAGTCATTTCATTACCAATGATCCTACTAAGGCGGATCTTTTCTTTCTGCCTTTCTCAATTGCAAGGTTGCGGCATGACCCCAGAATTGGCGTGGGAGGTATCCAAGATTTTATAAGAGATTACATCTTCAATGTTAGTCACAAGTACGAATATTGGAACCGGACTGGTGGAGCAGATCATTTTTACGTTGCTTGTCATTCCATTGGGCGGTCAGCCATGGAAAAAGCAAATGAAGTCAAATTTAATGCCATTCAAGTTGTTTGCTCTTCAAGCTACTTCCTACCGGGCTACATACCACACAAGGATGCATGTCTGCCACAAATTTGGCCCAGAAATGAAAAGCCCCCTGACCTTCGTTCTTCAAACAG GACGAAACTTGCATTCTTCGCCGGAGGAATCAACTCCCCAGTACGAGAAAAGCTTCTTCAAGTCTGGAGAAATGACTCCGAGATTTTTGCGCACTTTGGTCGGCTTACAACACCATATGCTGATGAACTGCTTGGCAGCAGGTTCTGCCTCCATGTCAAAGGCTTTGAAGTAAATACAGCTCGTATTGCAGATTCACTATACTATGGTTGTGTGCCAGTGATAATTGCCAACTACTATGATTTACCATTCGCAGACATAATAAACTGGAGCAGCTTCTCAGTCATTGTTGCTACTCTAGATATCCCACTGCTTAAGAAAATCCTTAAGGAGATCAGCTCCGATGAATACCTGCGGTTACAGAGTAATGTGTTGAAGGTGCGCAAACATTTCCAGTGGCATCTTTCCCCTATTGATTATGATGCTTTTTACATGGTTATGTATGAGTTGTGGCTCCGACGAGGTTTTTCGACAGTTCCCTTGAGCAATTTTGAAACTTCTTAG
- the LOC137746051 gene encoding protein EMBRYO SAC DEVELOPMENT ARREST 30-like, with amino-acid sequence MIFKSKIKWVAVFVLVLSFASLLRHLSIARFSTVDLVQYSALTAFHNDFNSLSGRQSIPNKKLWGPVKPLQSLQPYANPRSNYPVPNDQSNGFIYAKIFGGFEKIRSTICDLVTISRLLNATLVIPDIQESTRSKGISSRFKSFTYLYDEVQFIASLKNDIVIVKSLPDNLKAARKRNEFPSFRPKMSASPNFYIKEVLPKLRKTKVIGLIIADGGCLQSILPPNMAEFQRLRCRVAFHALQFRPEIQMLGHKMVERLRAWGQPFLAYHPGLVRETLAYHGCAELFQDVHTELIQYRRKQMIKKGIVHEELSIDSHLRRENGSCPLMPEEVGILLRSMGYPPKTIIYLAGSETFGGQRVLVPLRAMFPNLVDRTSLCSNKELSDILGPETPLSQNPFQRLPAKSKEKLKEEWKKAGPRPRPLPPPPGRPIYQHEKEGWYGWITETDTEPDLSALDLRMQAHRLIWDALDYIVSVEADTFFPGFNNDGSGWPDFSSLVMGHRLYEVASSRTYRPDRKVAAELFNMTRDNIYHPKHNWTLSVQEHLKKSLSEEGLIRQSVLSKPALFISHPLPECSCRISSANAPVRVKGNDGRTVYGGEEECPKWMKHGDEVPLDPAGEEGKVEDNELSEYGSTLDEQPESNDSDRTNATLVSEQDEEMDPND; translated from the exons ATGATATTCAAATCTAAGATAAAATGGGTTGCTGTCTTTGTCCTCGTTTTATCTTTCGCATCATTACTTCGGCATCTCTCTATAGCACGATTTTCGACTGTCGATTTAGTCCAGTATAGCGCATTGACCGCATTCCATAACGATTTCAATTCTCTCTCCGGGAGGCAG AGTATTCCTAATAAGAAGCTATGGGGGCCTGTGAAGCCCCTGCAGTCTTTGCAGCCTTATGCCAACCCCCGAAGCAACTATCCTG tCCCAAATGACCAGAGCAATGGCTTCATTTACGCAAAAATATTTGGTGGGTTCGAAAAGATAAGATCTACG ATCTGTGATCTGGTCACCATATCCAGGCTTCTAAATGCTACTCTTGTCATTCCAGACATTCAAGAAAGTACTCGCTCAAAAGGCATCAG CTCTCGTTTCAAGAGTTTTACATATCTCTACGATGAGGTGCAGTTTATAGCATCTTTAAAGAATGACATAGTCATTGTGAAGAGTCTGCCAGATAATCTGAAGGCAGCAAGGAAAAGAAATGAATTCCCTTCTTTTCGACCCAAGATGTCAGCTTCTCCAAATTTTTATATCAAAGAAGTCCTACCAAAGTTGAGGAAAACCAAGGTTATCGGCTTGATCATTGCTGATGGTGGATGTCTGCAG TCAATCCTTCCACCAAACATGGCCGAGTTTCAAAGACTTAGATGCAGGGTCGCCTTCCATGCACTTCAATTCCGGCCAGAAATCCAAATGCTTGGACACAAGATGGTGGAGAG GTTACGTGCATGGGGTCAACCCTTCCTAGCGTATCATCCTGGTTTGGTGAGAGAAACCTTGGCATATCATGGCTGTGCTGAACTTTTTCAG GATGTTCACACTGAACTCATACAATATCGAAGGAAACAAATGATTAAAAAGGGCATTGTTCATGAGGAactaagcatagattcacattTGCGTAGAGAGAATGGCTCATGCCCGCTGATGCCTGAAGAG GTTGGAATTCTTCTTCGTTCAATGGGGTATCCTCCTAAAACAATTATATATCTGGCTGGTTCTGAAACATTTGGGGGTCAACGTGTTCTGGTCCCTTTGCGTGCTATGTTTCCCAACTTAGTGGATCGCACTTCCTTGTGCAGCAATAAAGAATTGTCTGATATACTTGGACCTGAAACACCTCTTTCACAAAATCCATTTCAACGACTGCCAGCAAAAAGCAAGGAAAAACTTAAAGAAGAATGGAAGAAGGCCGGTCCTAGGCCTCGGCCTCTTCCTCCACCTCCTGGTAGACCTATCTATCAACATGAAAAAGAAGGCTGGTATGGTTGGATTACTGAGACTGACACCGAACCAGACCTTTCTGCTTTGGATCTGAGGATGCAAGCACATAGACTAATTTGGGATGCTCTTGATTATATTGTCTCTGTGGAAGCAGACACATTCTTTCCTGGTTTTAACAATGATGGCAGTGGATGGCCAGATTTTTCAAGCTTGGTCATGGGACACCGTTTGTATGAGGTTGCTTCTTCTAGAACATACCGACCAGACAG GAAAGTTGCAGCAGAACTTTTCAACATGACCAGGGACAATATCTACCATCCCAAGCATAATTGGACACTCTCAGTCCAGGAACATCTTAAGAAAAGCTTAAGTGAGGAAGGCCTAATAAGGCAATCCGTTTTGTCGAAGCCAGCATTGTTCATTTCACACCCACTTCCGGAATGCTCATGTAGAATATCTTCTGCCAATGCTCCAGTTCGTGTAAAAGGTAATGATGGCCGAACTGTATATGGAGGTGAAGAAGAGTGCCCGAAGTGGATGAAGCATGGTGACGAAGTTCCTTTGGATCCAGCTGGGGAAGAGGGTAAAGTGGAGGACAATGAATTGTCAGAGTATGGAAGTACTCTGGACGAACAACCAGAATCAAATGACAGTGACAGAACTAATGCTACTCTCGTCTCTGAGCAGGATGAGGAAATGGACCCGAATGACTAA
- the LOC137746052 gene encoding uncharacterized protein, whose translation MEDKTEHKGEEKVEKEEWHMVMMTKDVEPGEPKDEKTEAELELKTESVVKEKSKHEKDEEKRNDADEEKSNKEDKDTEEKEKKKQDNEAGESDKDKRKDKEEKKKKNKEKNKDKEDDIEGGEKEKKKQDKKQKEGKGKDLEEGDKEKNDKKGGKKKKDKEDKKKKHKNVEDEEEVKAEVSSREIEIVENVKESEGEMEEKTQKDEGKEGKEKKDKEKKEKGEKGENKRKVDKKDKCTDVGKLKQKLEKINGKIEALLEKKSDITRQIKEAEGAILTVAEKPTDAA comes from the coding sequence ATGGAAGACAAAACTGAACATAAGGGAGAAGAAAAAGTGGAAAAGGAAGAATGGCATATGGTGATGATGACCAAGGATGTAGAACCAGGTGAACCGAAGGATGAGAAGACTGAAGCGGAACTTGAATTAAAGACCGAGTCAGTGGTCAAAGAAAAGTCGAAACATGAAAAGGATGAGGAGAAACGTAACGATGCAGATGAGGAGAAATCGAACAAGGAGGATAAAGACACAGAggagaaggaaaagaagaaacagGACAATGAAGCGGGAGAGAGCGACAAGGATAAAAGGAAGGacaaggaagagaagaagaaaaaaaacaaggagAAGAACAAAGATAAAGAGGATGATATAGAAGggggagaaaaagagaaaaagaagcaaGATAAAAAGCAGAAAGAGGGAAAAGGCAAAGATTTAGAGGAAGGGGATAaggaaaaaaatgacaaaaaaggaggaaagaagaagaaagacaaggaggacaaaaagaagaaacacaaaaatgtagaggatgaggaggaggtCAAGGCTGAAGTTTCTTCCAGGGAGATTGAAATTGTAGAAAACGTAAAGGAATCGGAGGGGGAAATGGAGGAGAAGACGCAGAAAGATGAAGGAAAGGaagggaaagagaagaaagataaagagaaaaaggagaagGGCGAGAAGGGCGAGAATAAAAGAAAAGTCGATAAGAAGGACAAATGCACGGATGTTGGAAAGCTGAAACAGAAGCTAGAGAAGATCAATGGAAAAATAGAAGCCCTGCTTGAAAAAAAGTCAGACATCACGAGGCAGATAAAAGAAGCTGAAGGTGCAATCCTCACTGTTGCTGAGAAGCCCACAGATGCAGCATAG